The following coding sequences are from one Desulfobacterales bacterium window:
- the rsmI gene encoding 16S rRNA (cytidine(1402)-2'-O)-methyltransferase produces the protein MHSKHFPNNSKNILKSGILYIVATPIGNMEDITIRAINTLNSVDLVAAEDTRHTKKLFAHYKINVPLMSFHEHNEFLKTPKIIDKLKQGFSVALVSDAGTPLFSDPGYRLVSEAAKNEIKIEPIPGASALIAALSASGMPTDSFIFIGFLTKKIKKRRKILKELANYTQTMVFYESPKRILTFMEELLDIIGDRYSVIARELTKIHEEFLRGRLSENISILKNREKIKGEITLIIKGKEDKDNIVEDCSLDAEIKKSLKKSSSKDTVKFISEKFNVSKKIIYSKILKIKGE, from the coding sequence ATGCATTCGAAACATTTTCCCAATAATTCCAAAAATATACTTAAAAGTGGAATCCTCTATATTGTAGCAACTCCAATTGGCAATATGGAAGATATTACTATAAGGGCTATAAACACCCTTAATTCCGTTGATTTAGTAGCTGCTGAAGATACAAGGCACACAAAAAAACTATTTGCCCATTATAAGATTAATGTTCCCCTTATGTCTTTTCATGAGCATAATGAATTTTTAAAAACACCTAAGATAATCGATAAATTAAAACAAGGATTTTCTGTTGCGCTTGTTTCGGACGCTGGAACTCCTTTATTTTCTGATCCGGGCTATAGGCTCGTATCAGAAGCCGCAAAAAATGAAATAAAGATTGAGCCTATCCCTGGCGCATCTGCCTTAATAGCTGCATTAAGTGCTTCAGGAATGCCTACAGATTCCTTTATATTTATAGGTTTTTTAACTAAAAAAATAAAAAAACGTAGAAAAATTTTAAAAGAGCTTGCAAATTATACTCAAACTATGGTTTTTTATGAGTCCCCAAAACGCATTTTAACTTTCATGGAAGAGCTGCTGGATATAATAGGTGATAGATATTCAGTTATTGCAAGGGAATTAACTAAAATTCATGAAGAATTTTTAAGGGGAAGGCTTTCTGAAAATATTTCTATTTTAAAGAATCGAGAAAAAATAAAAGGAGAAATTACTCTTATTATCAAAGGAAAGGAGGATAAGGATAATATAGTTGAAGATTGTTCTTTAGACGCTGAAATAAAAAAAAGCCTTAAAAAATCATCCTCTAAAGATACTGTAAAATTTATTTCTGAAAAATTTAATGTTTCGAAAAAAATAATATACTCAAAAATATTAAAAATAAAAGGAGAATAA
- a CDS encoding YraN family protein gives MKQATYKQKLGQQGESIAEKFLLSQGYSIIEKNYRTRFGEIDIIAKDNNYICFIEVKLRKTKSFGCPKDSVNYGKQRKISMTAMDYLKKSGQNNQKARFDVVSISISDTNEHQIEIIKNAFETFSQ, from the coding sequence ATGAAACAAGCAACTTACAAACAAAAATTAGGACAACAAGGCGAATCAATAGCTGAAAAATTTTTATTGTCTCAAGGATATTCCATAATTGAAAAAAATTATAGAACACGATTCGGAGAAATTGATATCATTGCAAAAGATAATAATTATATATGCTTTATTGAAGTCAAACTAAGAAAAACAAAATCTTTTGGATGTCCAAAAGATTCTGTAAATTATGGAAAACAACGAAAAATTTCAATGACTGCAATGGATTATCTTAAGAAATCAGGTCAAAACAATCAAAAAGCAAGGTTTGATGTAGTTTCCATTTCTATTTCTGATACAAACGAACATCAAATCGAAATAATAAAAAATGCATTCGAAACATTTTCCCAATAA